In a genomic window of Pseudomonas mohnii:
- the ccmB gene encoding heme exporter protein CcmB — MSVFGLLVAREARLLFRRPAELANPLVFFAIVVSLFPLAVGPESQLLQTLSPGLVWVAALLSVLLSLDGLFRSDFEDGSLEQWVLSPHPLALLVLAKVLAHWAFSGLALVLLAPLLALMLGLPAACLPVLLLSLLLGTPVLSLLGAVGAALTVGLKRGGLLLALLILPLYIPVLILGSGALQAALQGMPATGYLLWLGSLTALAITLTPFAIAAGLKISVGE; from the coding sequence ATGAGTGTTTTCGGCCTGTTGGTCGCCCGTGAGGCCCGTCTGCTGTTCCGCCGTCCGGCGGAGTTGGCCAATCCGCTGGTATTCTTCGCCATCGTCGTTTCGTTGTTCCCCTTGGCGGTGGGTCCCGAGTCTCAATTGTTGCAAACCTTGTCTCCGGGACTGGTCTGGGTCGCAGCCCTTTTATCGGTTTTGCTCTCGCTGGACGGGCTTTTCCGCAGTGATTTCGAAGATGGATCACTGGAGCAGTGGGTCCTTTCGCCGCACCCCCTGGCTCTTCTGGTTTTGGCCAAGGTGCTGGCACACTGGGCGTTTTCCGGCCTGGCACTGGTTTTGCTCGCACCCTTGCTGGCGTTGATGCTCGGCTTGCCTGCCGCCTGTCTGCCGGTGTTGTTGCTTTCTTTATTGCTGGGTACACCAGTGCTGAGCCTGCTCGGTGCGGTGGGCGCGGCCCTGACGGTGGGTTTGAAGCGCGGCGGCCTGTTGCTGGCGTTGCTGATACTGCCGTTGTACATCCCGGTGTTGATTCTTGGCAGTGGCGCCTTGCAGGCGGCCTTGCAAGGCATGCCGGCGACTGGTTATCTCCTGTGGCTTGGCAGCCTGACCGCCCTGGCGATAACCCTGACACCTTTTGCAATAGCTGCTGGCCTGAAGATCAGCGTCGGCGAATAA
- the ccmA gene encoding cytochrome c biogenesis heme-transporting ATPase CcmA — MISPVLQTVALACERDLRLLFENLDLRLASGEMVQISGPNGSGKTSLLRLLSGLMQPTDGQVLLNGQPLNEQRTELARNLLWIGHAAGIKDLLTPEENLSWLCALHQPASHDAIWQALATVGLRGFEDVPCHTLSAGQQRRVALARLYLDCPPLWILDEPFTALDKQGVAQLEEHLAAHCERGGVVVLTTHHTLSRIPAGYRDIDLGKWAV, encoded by the coding sequence TTGATCAGTCCTGTCCTGCAAACCGTTGCCCTTGCCTGTGAGCGAGACCTTCGGCTGCTCTTCGAAAATCTCGATTTGAGACTGGCCAGTGGCGAAATGGTACAGATCAGTGGCCCTAATGGCAGTGGCAAAACCAGCTTGCTACGCCTGCTTTCGGGCCTCATGCAGCCGACCGACGGTCAGGTTCTGCTCAACGGTCAACCGCTTAACGAACAACGCACGGAGCTGGCGCGTAACCTGTTGTGGATCGGCCATGCCGCGGGGATCAAGGACCTGCTGACCCCGGAAGAGAATTTGAGCTGGCTCTGCGCACTGCATCAGCCGGCCTCCCACGACGCCATCTGGCAGGCCCTGGCAACTGTCGGATTGCGCGGTTTCGAAGATGTTCCCTGTCACACCCTGTCCGCAGGCCAGCAACGCCGTGTGGCGCTGGCCCGGTTGTACCTGGACTGTCCACCGCTGTGGATCCTCGATGAGCCGTTCACCGCCCTCGACAAGCAGGGCGTGGCCCAACTCGAAGAGCACCTGGCTGCGCATTGCGAGCGCGGCGGCGTCGTGGTGTTGACCACACACCACACCCTGAGCCGGATACCGGCCGGTTATCGCGACATTGATCTGGGGAAATGGGCCGTATGA
- a CDS encoding flagellar hook-length control protein FliK, whose translation MTVEMNTPPLPQTLPATARPLTVSGELIKLLTPMEGLITAGQTATAEVLSLKQADQTFQLLLKVTLDSGRQTTVQATSDQPVAQGTRMVVTQPSASNLAVTVQQAIASSVATLTRIDTAQLPVGTLLQGKVLTSQALPQVPGQPAVFRSMVSLLNTVLSGTTLSIESPQPLRIGTLLSAQVQDTQTLKFVPLSSRQEQLAVTHQLVDQQSRQGSLDGLLKLLQDLPDSDQTSVELRSAASRLLAGLPDVQQLSTAKGLAQALLNSGTFLETKLLAGQNPTLAPDLKADLLKLIAQLTPALQPNTNLSAIIAANTLVQAMPNFVRNALGMLGQVSAKPPPTSFPLPERLLQNAEGEDDLEHLLRLAAAAVSRLQSHQLSSLEQTGVTADGRLVSTWQLEIPMRNLQDIVPLQVKFQREEAPEKESQQERREEREPKQQLWRVDLAFDMEPLGPLLVQAQLIKGSLSSQLWAERPYTASLIESNLSALRERLLASGLNVGDLDCHLGTPPQGPQTRLEQRWVDENA comes from the coding sequence ATGACAGTCGAAATGAACACTCCACCTCTACCGCAGACCCTACCGGCGACCGCACGTCCGCTGACGGTCAGCGGCGAGCTGATCAAGCTGCTGACGCCGATGGAGGGCCTGATCACCGCCGGTCAGACCGCCACGGCCGAAGTGCTGTCGCTCAAGCAGGCGGATCAGACTTTTCAATTGCTGCTCAAGGTCACCCTCGACAGCGGCCGTCAGACCACCGTCCAGGCCACCAGCGACCAACCGGTGGCCCAAGGCACCCGCATGGTGGTCACTCAGCCGTCGGCGAGCAACCTGGCGGTCACCGTGCAACAAGCCATTGCCTCCAGCGTCGCCACCCTCACCCGTATCGACACGGCGCAACTGCCGGTCGGCACGCTGCTGCAAGGCAAAGTGCTGACCTCCCAGGCGTTGCCGCAGGTGCCTGGCCAACCAGCGGTGTTTCGCTCGATGGTGAGCCTGCTCAATACCGTCCTGAGTGGCACTACCCTGAGCATCGAAAGCCCGCAGCCATTGCGCATCGGCACCCTGCTGAGCGCACAGGTGCAAGACACTCAGACACTGAAATTCGTGCCCTTGAGCAGTCGTCAGGAACAACTGGCGGTGACTCATCAACTGGTCGACCAGCAAAGTCGCCAAGGCTCGCTGGACGGTTTGCTCAAACTTCTGCAAGACCTGCCGGACTCCGACCAGACCTCCGTCGAGTTGCGCTCCGCCGCTTCCCGGCTGCTTGCCGGCCTGCCCGATGTTCAGCAACTGAGTACGGCCAAAGGCCTGGCCCAGGCATTACTCAACAGCGGTACGTTCCTCGAGACCAAGCTGCTGGCCGGGCAGAACCCGACACTGGCGCCTGACCTGAAGGCCGACCTGCTGAAGCTGATCGCCCAATTGACGCCAGCGCTTCAGCCCAACACCAACCTCAGCGCGATCATCGCGGCAAATACGCTGGTCCAGGCCATGCCGAATTTCGTGCGCAACGCCCTGGGCATGCTCGGCCAGGTCAGCGCCAAACCGCCGCCGACCAGTTTCCCGTTGCCCGAACGCCTGCTGCAAAATGCGGAGGGGGAAGATGACCTCGAACATCTGCTGCGCCTGGCCGCCGCTGCGGTTTCACGCCTGCAGAGCCATCAGTTGTCGAGTCTGGAACAGACCGGCGTGACCGCCGACGGGCGCCTGGTGAGCACCTGGCAACTGGAAATCCCCATGCGCAACCTGCAGGACATCGTGCCGTTGCAGGTCAAGTTCCAACGAGAAGAAGCCCCCGAAAAAGAATCGCAACAGGAACGCCGCGAGGAACGCGAGCCCAAACAGCAACTGTGGCGCGTCGACCTGGCATTCGACATGGAACCCTTGGGGCCGCTGCTGGTTCAGGCACAGCTGATCAAAGGCAGCCTGTCGAGCCAACTGTGGGCCGAGCGGCCCTACACCGCCAGCCTGATCGAAAGCAACCTGTCGGCATTGCGCGAACGTTTGCTGGCATCCGGCCTGAACGTCGGCGATCTCGATTGCCACCTCGGCACACCGCCCCAAGGCCCCCAAACCCGCCTCGAACAACGCTGGGTCGACGAAAACGCATGA
- a CDS encoding EscU/YscU/HrcU family type III secretion system export apparatus switch protein: protein MNNPNAPRQAIALKYDGTHAPSLTAKGDEELAEEILRIARDHEVPIYENAELVKLLARMELGDSIPQELYLTIAEIIAFAWHLKGKFPAGHIPDAPMLEKDVTERGDDY, encoded by the coding sequence ATGAATAACCCCAATGCCCCACGCCAGGCCATCGCCCTCAAATACGACGGCACCCACGCCCCTTCCCTCACGGCCAAGGGCGATGAAGAACTCGCGGAAGAAATCCTGCGGATCGCTCGCGACCATGAAGTGCCGATCTACGAAAACGCCGAGCTGGTGAAATTGTTGGCGCGCATGGAATTGGGGGACAGCATTCCGCAGGAGCTCTATCTGACGATTGCCGAGATCATTGCGTTTGCGTGGCATCTGAAGGGCAAGTTCCCGGCCGGGCACATTCCGGACGCACCCATGCTCGAAAAGGATGTCACTGAACGCGGGGATGATTACTGA
- a CDS encoding DUF6622 family protein has product MYDILRGTPLWVYAVFFILTYYGVRGCFKSHESKRSLQFTPAVFVAISLVSLNFSQGAAIPLSVYALGMLAGWVLALRFYSYQGVVRDGERLVLNGTAKVLLVYWGFFAWRYYSGYQEAMYPELVDGVSAVATSALASGIINGLIVGRSLRLLRFFKADTGARVSL; this is encoded by the coding sequence ATGTACGACATTTTGCGTGGTACACCGCTGTGGGTTTATGCGGTCTTTTTTATCCTGACTTACTACGGTGTGCGCGGCTGTTTCAAGAGTCATGAATCGAAAAGGTCGCTGCAGTTCACTCCGGCGGTATTTGTCGCCATTTCCCTGGTTTCGTTGAATTTCTCCCAAGGCGCTGCAATCCCGCTCTCGGTATATGCGTTGGGAATGCTGGCAGGCTGGGTTCTGGCACTGCGCTTTTATTCGTATCAAGGCGTAGTACGCGATGGAGAACGTCTAGTGCTGAATGGCACCGCCAAGGTGCTACTTGTGTATTGGGGGTTCTTTGCCTGGCGTTACTACAGCGGATATCAAGAGGCGATGTACCCGGAACTCGTTGATGGCGTGTCGGCGGTCGCAACGTCCGCACTGGCGTCAGGCATCATCAACGGTCTGATCGTTGGTCGCAGCCTCAGACTTTTGCGTTTTTTCAAGGCCGATACCGGTGCGAGGGTGTCGTTGTAG
- a CDS encoding DUF2802 domain-containing protein, protein MILEVAVIVLFLFWAGTLAMFLAYIRGQRLIAAQQAQSDVLRDQRIKELAKRVDNYQNGSVRMGEDLHELRAIVAPLPDKLVQLEQRDPSSLSFAQAARLVGMGASVDELTQSCGLTQAEAELMSKLHKSS, encoded by the coding sequence TTGATTCTTGAGGTGGCGGTCATTGTCCTGTTCCTGTTTTGGGCAGGCACGCTGGCAATGTTTCTGGCGTACATTCGCGGTCAGCGACTGATTGCTGCGCAACAGGCCCAGAGTGATGTGCTGCGTGATCAGCGCATCAAGGAGCTGGCCAAGCGCGTCGACAATTACCAGAACGGTAGCGTGCGCATGGGTGAAGACCTGCACGAACTGCGCGCGATCGTCGCGCCATTGCCGGACAAACTGGTCCAGCTGGAACAGCGCGACCCTTCCAGCCTGTCGTTCGCCCAGGCGGCACGACTGGTCGGAATGGGCGCAAGCGTCGACGAACTGACCCAGTCCTGCGGCTTGACCCAGGCTGAAGCGGAGTTGATGAGCAAGTTGCACAAGAGCAGTTAA
- a CDS encoding chemotaxis protein CheW, protein MNDKATAAKGSEDPILQWVTFKLDNETYGINVMRVQEVLRYTEIAPVPGAPSYVLGIINLRGNVVTVIDTRQRFGLMNAEISDNTRIVIIEADKQVVGIMVDSVAEVVYLRQSEIETAPNVGNEESAKFIQGVCNKNNELLILVELDKMMSEEEWSELESI, encoded by the coding sequence ATGAATGATAAGGCGACGGCGGCAAAGGGTTCCGAAGATCCGATCCTGCAATGGGTCACCTTCAAACTGGACAACGAAACCTACGGCATCAACGTGATGCGCGTTCAGGAAGTCCTGCGCTATACCGAAATCGCTCCGGTTCCGGGTGCACCGAGCTACGTGCTGGGCATCATCAACCTGCGCGGTAACGTGGTCACCGTGATCGACACCCGTCAGCGCTTCGGCCTGATGAACGCCGAAATCAGCGACAACACCCGTATCGTGATCATCGAAGCCGACAAGCAAGTGGTCGGGATCATGGTCGACAGCGTGGCCGAAGTGGTTTACCTGCGTCAGTCGGAAATCGAAACCGCGCCGAACGTGGGTAACGAAGAGTCCGCCAAGTTCATTCAAGGCGTGTGCAACAAGAACAACGAACTGCTGATCCTGGTCGAACTCGACAAGATGATGAGCGAAGAAGAATGGTCGGAACTGGAGAGTATCTGA
- a CDS encoding CheW domain-containing protein produces MNRPVKTTSRPQLALQSYLDSLLMEATEELPVEVQALAEIVEVVEAIEVEAALDEFQAAVLEEQARDAQKAAVAAAPELTPSVPKPAVAVLEAPAPVLASVSTIAPLLQALVPPPDEMHQALVPPVVEVHLPPVTPPPEETDGRPSWAAEPFECLLFDVAGLTLAVPLVCLGSIYPLAGHELTPLFGQPEWFLGILPSQAGNLKVLDTARWVMPDRYRDDFRQGLQYVISVQGYEWGLAVHQVSHSLRLDPNEIKWRSHRGQRPWLAGTVIEHMCALLDVSALAELIASGGAKHMGGSKPAHKPT; encoded by the coding sequence ATGAACCGGCCGGTGAAGACCACCTCGCGTCCGCAACTGGCGCTCCAGTCTTATCTGGACAGCTTGCTGATGGAGGCGACCGAAGAACTGCCGGTTGAAGTTCAAGCGCTTGCTGAAATCGTCGAAGTTGTCGAAGCGATTGAAGTCGAAGCTGCGCTGGACGAGTTCCAGGCGGCCGTGCTCGAAGAGCAGGCCCGTGATGCACAGAAAGCCGCCGTCGCTGCTGCCCCGGAACTAACACCTTCAGTACCGAAGCCGGCAGTCGCCGTGCTCGAAGCACCGGCCCCCGTTCTGGCGTCGGTATCGACCATCGCGCCGTTGCTGCAGGCACTGGTCCCGCCACCCGATGAAATGCACCAAGCCTTGGTGCCGCCGGTCGTCGAAGTGCATCTGCCGCCGGTCACACCGCCACCGGAGGAAACCGATGGCCGTCCGTCCTGGGCCGCCGAACCGTTCGAATGCCTGCTGTTCGATGTCGCTGGCTTGACCCTGGCGGTGCCGCTGGTGTGCCTGGGGTCGATCTACCCGCTGGCGGGGCACGAACTGACGCCGTTGTTCGGCCAGCCGGAATGGTTCCTTGGCATCCTGCCGAGCCAGGCGGGCAATCTGAAGGTGTTGGACACTGCGCGTTGGGTCATGCCCGACCGTTATCGCGATGACTTCCGCCAGGGCCTGCAATACGTCATTTCGGTCCAGGGCTACGAGTGGGGGTTGGCGGTGCATCAAGTCAGCCACTCGTTGCGCCTGGACCCGAACGAAATCAAATGGCGCAGCCATCGTGGCCAACGGCCATGGCTGGCGGGCACCGTGATTGAACACATGTGTGCATTGCTCGACGTTTCCGCGCTGGCCGAGTTGATCGCCAGCGGTGGGGCCAAGCACATGGGCGGCAGCAAGCCGGCTCACAAACCTACATAA
- a CDS encoding ParA family protein, with the protein MRVWAVANQKGGVGKTTSSIALAGLLAEAGKRVVVVDLDPHGSMTSYFGYDPDTLEHSNYDLFLHKGSVPEGLPGQLLLSTSDERISLLPSSTALATLERQSPGQSGLGLVIAKSLAQLWQDFDYAVIDSPPLLGVLMVNALAASQQLVIPVQTEHLAVKGLERMVNTLAMINRSRKQELPFTIVPTLFDRRTQASLGTLRVLRDKFPDDIWQGYIPVDTRLRDASRAGLTPSQFDGKSRGVLAYRALLKHLLAAQLVPQVA; encoded by the coding sequence ATGAGAGTCTGGGCAGTCGCCAATCAAAAGGGTGGTGTCGGTAAAACCACTTCCTCTATCGCTTTAGCCGGATTGCTGGCCGAGGCGGGCAAGCGCGTGGTCGTGGTCGATCTCGACCCCCACGGCTCCATGACCAGCTATTTCGGTTACGACCCCGACACCCTGGAACACAGCAACTACGACCTTTTCCTGCACAAGGGCAGCGTCCCTGAGGGCCTGCCCGGCCAGTTGTTGCTGTCCACCAGCGACGAACGCATTTCCCTGCTGCCATCGAGTACGGCGCTGGCGACCCTTGAGCGTCAGTCACCGGGCCAGAGTGGCCTGGGCCTGGTGATTGCCAAGAGCCTGGCGCAATTGTGGCAAGACTTCGACTACGCGGTGATCGACAGCCCGCCGTTGCTCGGCGTGCTGATGGTCAATGCCTTGGCGGCGAGCCAGCAGCTGGTGATCCCGGTGCAGACCGAACACCTCGCGGTGAAAGGCCTGGAGCGTATGGTCAACACCCTGGCGATGATCAACCGGTCACGCAAACAGGAATTGCCGTTCACCATCGTGCCGACCTTGTTCGATCGCCGAACGCAAGCGTCTCTGGGCACGCTGCGTGTCCTGCGCGACAAATTCCCTGATGACATCTGGCAAGGCTACATTCCGGTGGACACGCGATTGCGCGATGCCAGCCGGGCAGGGCTGACGCCTTCGCAATTCGACGGGAAAAGCCGGGGCGTTCTTGCCTACCGTGCGTTGCTCAAGCATTTGCTGGCGGCGCAACTTGTTCCGCAGGTGGCGTGA
- the motD gene encoding flagellar motor protein MotD, whose product MARRRQHEEHVNHERWLVSYADFITLLFAFFVVMYSISSINEGKYKVISQALIGVFTDADRSLKPIPIGEERPKTVTPAKPLVQDSDQVDAGVAGTSDPLKSIADDISAAFGDLISSNQMTVRGNELWVEIELNSSLLFGSGDAMPSDIAFNIIDKVAAILKPFDNPIHVEGFTDDQPIRTSQYPTNWELSSARSASIVRMLAMQGVNPSRLASVGYGEFQPVANNATVEGRARNRRVVLVVSRNLDVRRSLTGTGTANAQPDAALKRAGTQTAPTPVKSPGREGAVNSPSPALTR is encoded by the coding sequence ATGGCACGTCGTCGCCAGCATGAAGAGCATGTAAACCATGAACGTTGGCTGGTTTCCTACGCCGACTTCATCACCTTGCTCTTTGCCTTCTTCGTGGTGATGTACTCGATCTCTTCGATCAACGAAGGCAAGTACAAGGTTATTTCCCAAGCGCTGATCGGTGTCTTCACCGACGCCGATCGCTCCTTGAAACCCATTCCGATCGGCGAGGAACGGCCTAAGACCGTGACCCCGGCCAAGCCACTGGTCCAGGACAGTGATCAGGTCGATGCCGGTGTCGCGGGCACCAGCGATCCACTCAAAAGCATCGCCGACGACATCAGTGCGGCGTTCGGCGACTTGATCAGCTCCAATCAGATGACTGTGCGCGGCAACGAGTTGTGGGTCGAGATCGAACTCAATTCCAGCCTGTTGTTTGGCAGTGGCGACGCCATGCCGAGCGACATCGCGTTCAACATCATCGACAAGGTCGCCGCGATTCTGAAGCCGTTCGACAACCCGATTCATGTCGAGGGTTTCACCGACGATCAACCGATTCGCACGTCGCAGTATCCGACCAACTGGGAACTGTCTTCGGCCCGTTCGGCCAGCATCGTGCGCATGCTCGCGATGCAGGGGGTCAACCCGAGTCGTCTGGCGTCGGTGGGGTATGGCGAATTCCAGCCAGTGGCCAATAACGCCACGGTGGAAGGCCGGGCGCGCAATCGTCGGGTGGTGCTGGTGGTGTCGCGTAATCTCGATGTGCGACGCAGCCTCACGGGTACCGGAACCGCCAATGCGCAACCCGACGCCGCGTTGAAGCGTGCTGGCACACAAACTGCACCGACCCCGGTCAAGTCGCCGGGACGAGAGGGTGCCGTCAATTCTCCGTCACCCGCATTAACACGTTGA
- a CDS encoding flagellar motor protein produces MDVLSLIGIILAFVAIIGGNFLEGGHLGALANGPAALIVLGGTFGAALLQSPMSAFKRAIQILAWILFPPRIDLAGGVDRVVNWSLTARKEGLLGLEGMADTEPDNYSRKGLQLLVDGAEPEAIRSILEVDFYTQESRDIEAAKVFESMGGYAPTIGIIGAVMGLIHVMGNLGDPSQLGSGIAVAFVATIYGVASANLVLLPIAAKLKSIALRQSRYREMLLEGILSIAEGENPRSIELKLQGFMD; encoded by the coding sequence ATGGACGTTCTCAGCCTGATCGGGATCATTCTGGCGTTCGTTGCCATCATTGGTGGCAACTTCCTCGAAGGCGGTCACCTCGGTGCATTGGCCAACGGCCCGGCGGCGTTGATCGTACTCGGCGGGACCTTCGGCGCGGCGTTGCTGCAATCCCCGATGAGCGCCTTCAAGCGCGCCATACAGATTCTGGCGTGGATTCTGTTTCCGCCGCGCATCGATCTAGCCGGTGGCGTCGACCGTGTCGTCAACTGGAGCCTGACCGCGCGCAAGGAAGGCTTGCTCGGGCTGGAAGGCATGGCCGACACCGAACCCGACAACTACTCGCGCAAAGGCCTGCAACTGCTGGTCGACGGTGCCGAACCCGAGGCGATCCGCAGCATTCTGGAAGTCGATTTCTATACCCAGGAAAGCCGTGACATCGAAGCTGCCAAGGTCTTCGAAAGCATGGGCGGTTACGCACCCACCATCGGCATCATCGGTGCGGTGATGGGCCTGATTCACGTCATGGGCAATCTGGGGGATCCGTCGCAACTGGGCAGCGGAATCGCCGTGGCCTTCGTCGCCACCATCTATGGCGTGGCCAGTGCCAACCTGGTGCTGTTGCCGATTGCCGCGAAACTCAAATCCATCGCGCTGCGCCAATCGCGTTATCGCGAAATGCTGCTGGAAGGCATCCTGTCGATCGCCGAAGGTGAAAACCCTCGCTCCATTGAGTTGAAGCTTCAGGGCTTCATGGATTGA
- a CDS encoding protein-glutamate methylesterase/protein-glutamine glutaminase: MAVKVLVVDDSGFFRRRVSEILSADSNIQVVGTATNGKEAIDQALALKPDVITMDYEMPMMDGITAVRHIMQRCPTPVLMFSSLTHEGARVTLDALDAGAVDFLPKNFEDISRNPEKVKQLLCEKILSISRSNRRVSTYSAPAPVAAPAPTPAPSSASSYGSNVPARPAPAPIPARAAHAPSSPAPKRKAYKLVAIGTSTGGPVALQRVLTQLPANFPAPIVLIQHMPAAFTKAFAERLDKLCRISVKEAEDGDILRPGLALLAPGGKQMMIDGRGAVKILPGDERLNYKPCVDITFGSAAKSYGDKVLAVVLTGMGADGREGARLLKQGGSSIWAQDEASCVIYGMPMAIVKAELADAVYSLDDIGRHLVEACV, encoded by the coding sequence ATGGCAGTCAAAGTCCTGGTGGTGGATGATTCGGGGTTTTTCCGCCGCCGCGTCTCGGAAATTCTTTCAGCGGATTCGAATATCCAGGTCGTCGGTACGGCGACCAACGGAAAAGAGGCGATCGATCAGGCGCTGGCCCTCAAGCCCGACGTGATCACCATGGACTACGAGATGCCGATGATGGATGGCATCACGGCAGTGCGGCACATCATGCAGCGCTGCCCGACTCCGGTGTTGATGTTTTCATCGCTGACCCACGAAGGTGCCCGGGTCACCCTGGATGCGCTGGACGCCGGCGCGGTGGATTTCCTGCCGAAGAATTTCGAAGACATTTCGCGCAATCCCGAGAAGGTCAAGCAACTGCTGTGCGAGAAGATTCTCAGCATCTCGCGCAGCAATCGTCGTGTCAGCACCTACAGTGCTCCGGCGCCCGTCGCTGCCCCGGCCCCGACACCCGCGCCATCAAGCGCCAGCAGCTACGGCAGCAACGTGCCTGCGCGTCCGGCACCGGCTCCGATTCCGGCTCGTGCTGCGCACGCGCCTTCGTCGCCAGCGCCAAAACGCAAGGCCTACAAACTGGTCGCCATCGGCACCTCCACCGGCGGTCCGGTTGCGCTGCAACGGGTATTGACCCAGTTGCCGGCCAATTTCCCTGCACCGATCGTGCTGATCCAGCACATGCCCGCAGCCTTCACCAAGGCATTCGCCGAGCGTCTGGACAAGCTCTGCCGCATCAGCGTCAAGGAAGCCGAAGACGGCGACATCTTGCGTCCGGGCCTGGCGCTGCTGGCGCCGGGTGGCAAGCAAATGATGATCGACGGCCGTGGCGCGGTGAAAATCCTGCCGGGCGACGAGCGTCTGAACTACAAACCGTGTGTCGACATCACCTTCGGTTCCGCCGCCAAGTCCTACGGTGACAAAGTTCTGGCGGTCGTGTTGACCGGGATGGGTGCCGACGGTCGTGAAGGTGCGCGCCTGCTCAAGCAGGGCGGCAGTTCGATCTGGGCCCAGGACGAAGCCAGTTGCGTGATCTACGGAATGCCGATGGCCATCGTCAAAGCCGAACTCGCCGACGCGGTGTATAGCCTCGACGACATTGGCCGGCACTTGGTCGAGGCGTGTGTCTGA